From the genome of Solanum dulcamara chromosome 12, daSolDulc1.2, whole genome shotgun sequence:
aaaacagaGTGATATTGAACTTACAAATGGTCTAAATTCACCTTTTATGACCAAATTGAGCCATTTTAATAACAACGaagacaaaacaatttttttaaaaaacaaaaataacatattCTATATAATTGAGATCTAAAAAAATTGGTATATGCGCCATCTTACTCCTATctataacaaataataaatttactCTAAATAATATTATAGTTCAAAAGTAAATTTAAACCGTTTCTCTAACGGAAATAACATTTAATTCATATTTATCCGATAGACCTTTGGAAATAGAGAAATTATAGGGTCTTTAAAAGCCCTTTGTTTTCTCCaagtttttctcttttctcttaATTAGCTTCCACTCTTTATTCATGTAATAAAACATTTCTCTCTCTAAACAAAagcaaattcaaaaaaaaaatctaagagTTTTTTTTAATCCCATGTGTATTtgaacaaaattttaaaaaaattaggttaattaagaaaattcataatatttgcCAAAAGAAGAAGGGAAGCTTAATGGGCTTCCAAAAATTCTTCTTGtttctcttcttccttctttttggcttgtcttcttcttctccatcctACATCAAATgtaaattattctatttttaattttttaatttttaatttttatttttacgatCTTGTTTTTTAATAATCAAATTGGgttattaacaaaaaaaaatattgttcatattttttttaaaataaaatgttttaattttttatatatatttattaaagaTTGAGgcataattattattattgttgttattgttcgAACAGATGATGTGGTTGAGGCTCGTGTTCAAACGGGACGTGCCCTTCTTCAGCAACAAGGAAGTTAGTATCATTTtaatccttttttatttgttatatttcttatttttattcttatgtGGAATTTTAAAATGTTATGTTAATGcaattatttttatgagttgatgTATTTTAGTCttgttttttcttcaaaaaattaatGTTTGTTCTTGAAAGCtctaaaaattgatttattGCTCATTAAAAAAGAGTTAAAACTGACAAATTGAAAGTGTTGAACATTAATTGAGCGTGTTAAAATGGTTTGAATGTAACCTTAATCGGCCCATGAATGAAtgtaaaaattgcataaggtaGCCAATTTTATTTGTGCTATTCAAGTTATATTCAGatttttaaatgtatttaacTTTTAGTCGGGGTTGAAAATTTGAATGaaatttgacattttggaatccaaaattaaaaggaaaaaaagttatGGAAATGAATATTATGAAGAAAATTAATGTAATTGCTAACTTCAAACTTTAATGTATGTCTAAAATTGAATTTCATTCGAATTGAAGTTCAAAATTAGATATACGATTCTGAAATTAGGCTTGATAattcaaacttcaaatatattgTTTTGTAGTTAAGACTGTCAAGTCTAACTTTCTAATTAATAGTCTGAAGTTCGAATTATACAATTAGCAATCTGAAGTTTGGCTTGACAGTCCCCAACGCCAGACTCATATGTTTGAAGTTTAATTTAGACTCGAattttcaacttcaatctcGTAGATCTAATGTTGATTCtaaagcctctactaactaaaTATTTCGTAACTTTCAAATATGGCCTTGAATAGTGATCCTCAAATCAACTATAGGTGCACTTGCCCCaaaattgatatatatttaaCTCAACCAGCTCGAGTTTAAACAAGTTGAATGACTTATATTTTTATGGACAAAATTTAACATTTCTGTCTGAAGTACATCATTTGCCTCTAATTGTGTGCCATTGGCTCCTTTGCTATAAATTATGTGCTGACTCATGTGACATCTTAATATGTTTACttcattatattttgaatttgattCCTTTAGTTAAAATTCTGACTCGttgacttcttcttttttttctcaaagattgTCCCATTGATTTTGAGAGGGAAAACTACACCATCATAACAAGCCAATGCAAAGGACCTCACTACAATTCATCAATATGTTGCAATGCATTCAAGCAATTAGCATGCAAACATACAGAAGAAATAAATGATGTGCAAAATGGATGTGCTACAACTATGTTTAATTACATTAATCTCTATGGCAAATATCCACCTGGCCTTTTTGCAAATATGTGCAAAGGGGACAAAGAAGGTCTAAATTGCAAAGATGTTATTCAGCCTGAATGCAAAACTGATGAACAAAAGAGCCATTCTTCAAAAGGTACTACTAAATGTTCAACAATTTTAATGGTAATAGCCGCTTTTCTAATCATATTAATGTTAAATATATGAATGAATGATGGATAATaagtctttttaattttttaatttttttttatgtaatacTTTCATTTACTTAAATATAATGTTATAATTGGGACCTGTAATAATTCTTTTATTAACGGGGTGATTTATATAAAAATGGCCTTAGAGATGGGTGGTTTTTGAACTTTTGACCTTATTTATTCTGTGGACAAAGTTTCAGGCTTAAGTTTTGTCCTTGAAAGTTCGTCTATGGGGTAAACGGGGGCATAAATTCAAGACCATCAATTTTCAAGCTAAGGTCATTGGGTGTAGTTAATTTCCTATAGTTCAATATTTTTGCTTCTCCATAGTGtgacttttcattttatttattgctCTTATGGGAGtttcttgtgattttttttgttttattgggagaggattttaaaaaaatagatctATTTATAGACGAGCGTAACTTATACGTACTGACAATATAAAATTCTTGtatgagaaaaaaattgtgaaaCTCACAATGAAAATAGCAAAGGATGAGAAAGTTGACTACGAGAACGTGATTTGTACTCGATGTTTGGTATATATATTAAAGCGCGACTAATTCAAATTCGTATTGAAAAATGTCACATTGAAAGATAAAATGCTCCCTAAAGAAATAGACTCTTGAGATCACGTATGCAAATGGACTCTAGCTCTATAAAATTATATGAATTCGAATTATTTTATGAGAAAATTATGTCATTATATATGGATAATTATCAATTAAGTAAATCAAGAGATTGCTAATCCCTCTCAACTATGAATCAATGTCGAGTTGGATGGGGTTGACTAGATATCCATATAAATGCAATTGCAATTTTTAACTAATTAAAACAccaatttaatatcattttttttgtggTGCGGTATACTCTATCGTAACAAATACTTTTAGAAttgaaaatttatcatttagacataatcaacaacaataatatattcagtgtaattttataaagtgaaatttttaaaaaaatatagtgtatatagaccttactcctaccttgGAGGTAGAGAGTTTGTTTTGATAGGCCCTTGATCCAAGAAAAAATAGTCCAAAGTAGTGACAAAATACGATAAAAAGCATGATAAATTATTTAGAATAgtaactacaacaaaataatgcgataattgaaatataagaaactatactaaaaataatactatagTTACTAATTCGAAAGGATAAGTGAGACAATACTTTATTAGTTGCGACATAATACTCTTTTAaatcttttataattttcattCCATTTTATTGACCAAAGGTAGAGCCACCTTACAGTCAAGTAACTCCTTTcggtgaaaaattatattatttatatatagttaaaataattttttatataatatagtaGATGTCAAACTCCTTTCGgctaatttatatatttacttttttagtttttaaacttttttaataaaaattctgactctACCGCTCTTATTAACCGTCAATCTTGGATGCCAAGCTTAAAGAATATTAGCAAAAAAAAGAGGAGTAGAAAACGATAAAGTGATTGGAAAACAGATGAGAAATGCATTATTGTTGAGATTTGAcgaaatgaagaaaatattcaATGGGCAAGTTTTCCGATACgaattcaatatttaaattttataaataaatttttatggttattaattttgaaaatattttatttaaaaattatgaatttaaattataattttaataaatatatatatatatatatatattatattaaaatattaaattctgATGAATTCGATGTTATACAGGTGACTTCTCCGCTATTTTGACTTGAAAAACAAGTCACAATAATAGTTTATTACACCAAATTCAACAAAATCTGCTATGGCTtgtttcttacttttcttttgTATGTTTGTTTATTGGTAATTTATCATGCCATTTGTCCCAATTATTACattacaaaaaagaaaaggtaaagAAATGGTCTTTACCATGCCATATGCCCATATCAATTTATGATCCTATTACAAGATATGAAATTTGAATGTCACATCGATTTAATAGAGAGTTAatatagaatttatataattttgggTTATTTCACTTCAATAGCCAACTATTTGTGGTATAGTTTTTATAGTTTTATCTCGGGattatataaatgatattatAGCTATCCACCGCTCTTCGTATTCATCGTGCGTTAAAGAATAGTGATGTTGATATGTAGTGTTGTTTCGAGACTAGAAAATGATTTAGCGCAAAGTTATTGAAGACGACAGACGAAACATGGTGATTTGTTGTGATCCTATTATAAAGTATTAGACTTGAATCTCACATCAATTTTAATGAAGAGCTTATGTGAGGTTTACATAGTCTTGAGCTCTTTCATTTCTATAGCTAATTTTAGGGGTATGGTTCTCCCTGGATTATATCAATCTAACTAGcattaaaatagataaaagtttaaaattattAGAGATTAGAGTTCAAATATCAGCAAAGATAAAAGATACGATAAGTAAGTTTAGCTAAACAAAATATAAGTTCTTGATAAGTAAAATTATTTTGGGGAAAAGTAACGAAGTTGCGCCCAAATTGGTTTGACATTACCATTACTTTCTccgttttattttgttttatttacttttatcgttcattttaagaaaaatgcatcttttcttcttctttttgataactttttaattctatttttttttatctttttacctaacatgtttaaaattataaaattaaaaaatattttaatattttctatatatctttaatttcaggattcaaaaaaaaataaattatcctACTTGTATCAAATTGAAAccagattaaaaaaaatcttaaaaagaggaaaaaattaCTAATCTACCAATATAGAGATCCCATAACAAGAACAattaagccaaaaaaaaaataaaaatcaacaacccattaaaaaaagttcaagaaaattgaTATCATACAATTCATATATTTTCCTCAGATAATATTTCCCTATAAATctgtcaaaaaatatttttgcccTCTTGTAAACTTATCTATGAGCTGTAACCAATGTCTCAATAAATCTCAATCCATCAAATTTTGGAGCAAATTTATCTGAAGATTTTGATTCTGCCAATTTCCTCGATGAattttcctcctccttcttcttcgaCGAACTATTATCCTGAATTAATTTTTccccaaaaagagaaaaaaaattaagattttcATTTCTTCAGCGAAAAGGAATCGaaattcaaattgaaaaaaaaaaacagcttTCTTTCCACGCTAAAAAAATTGGGTTCACATATGATACATTTTCTATTAGTTGTCTGAGTGGTATTCCACGTGGAAGATCCAAGATCAATTCTCCTCCCAAATAATCTTCTCCAGTAAGAACTTATCACATCGAGATTATCTAATGTGATTtacatttttatataattttcgAGCTACTCCCTTCAGATCCTGCGATAAGCAGATCTTTAGTACATCgagttattctttttttttttattgtttcaaAAATAAATGTTGTGGTAAAATCTAAAATGAACGAGTAAAATAAACAGAGAAAGTATTGTACCACGTTTATATTGTGACCCCCAAAGAATAGTGACAACGGGTTTTTCTATGTTTTAGGGGAAAAATTACTCTCTTTTATTTTCACTCAAAGCATATATATTCAGTAAATTGAGCTAGTTCTAGATCAATTTGCACAAATAAACAGTTAGAAATTGTATCTACTAACTTCAAATTTGCAGATCTATTTCGAATTTGAAGTCAAAAAGAGAAAACAGGGgatataaaaaagagaaaaatcacaaaaaaaaaacgaTGACGCAGCAGAATTGAGAAGGGAAAATTACAGGGATAGAGGTACGagttattaaatttaaaattcaattattaATACATGAAATTGTAGTATTAAAATCggaatccaaaaaaattgaaattaattaccTGATGATGAGAAATTCGAACTTTGGATGAAGAATTGGAAGAAGAAATAGCAGCTGCAGAAGAAGCTGCAGTTATGGAGGCTACAAAAATACTtgatttcttcatctttttgaaagtaaatttgtttttttttttttttttttttttttttttgagttgagaATGGAGAAAAGAGGGAAAATTATTGGAGGAATTTATAGGTAAGTTGAATAAATTGGACAGGCTAATATGTGGGATCCATGACACGCTGGCATGTATTCACATTTAAATCTTGACtttgacatatatttttttaaaaaaataattaaaagtgtattttattaaaataaatcttATTATTGATGTTTTGAAATTCTGAATTTAACTCCTACAAAGAGTCGATTAGGCCTTGAAGAAGCGAAGAGCGATGTCCGTCTCATTCGGCGAAGCAATCTTGCATCCTCTTGATTGCGTGTTAtttttatatagttatttaataGGCAAAATCCATCGATGACCcctcaaagttggcaccaactttcacttagacacctaaatcagaagatgttcattttagacacctaatgTAAGGGTCTGATGTGTCATGTTGACACTTTTTAAATAATCTGAAGTTGGAGTCAAGAGCGTGTATTACAATTTCGTCCGCATGAATTAGTTGACCAATTATATCACTCATTATTCTTTACACGTTATATTTGGCTCCAAATTTAAAGGCTAAaagttgatctttcaactccATCGCCTTTTCTCTTCTTCAGTTCCAAAAACCCATTTCTCTTCTTCAGTTCACCGATCAAAACCCTAGGTAAGAATATGAAGGTTCaatctttcttgattttcattcaatttttagTTAGTACTAATtgttatgttagtttatgttgcCAATTTGCAGGTTTAAAGGTTGAAATCAGGTGTTGGAGATTGTATTTTTGTtcagagaagaagaaaaatggtgTCTAAAATCAACAAGAGAACTCCAACAAAGTCCATCAAGAATCGGGGGAATCTCCCTAGCCACCTCTGCCATAGCTGGAAGAAATCCCTTGCTAAAAATCCAGCCTCTGTAGTTGTTGCTTCCATTAATAAATTCTTGTACACTTGTCACCGCCGTTTTATTAAACTCTTCATGAAATTCACCCGTGTTGCTACTCCGAAAGAAATCTCATTTACCGATGATCTTGCTGATGGTGAGCCCAAGAAGCTCATTGAATTCCTTGGTGGGTGTAATGAAGTTGAAGATATGAGAGATGCTGTGAAGGTTTATCTTgctgaagaagaaaaatacaCATCAGTggaaatttagtttttttctctctcttttaatGCTTAGTTTATTTATGCAATTGTTGGTGGCTTTTCTGGGAATTAGAAGCCCACAATTAATTATACAAttaactttaagaaaaataaagaattatttTACCTTTGAAAGTTTACAAGTAAAAAAATCTACCAACCGAATTTAGTTGGATCCAAGAAGTCTTTAATAGTGCTTCATTACCATATTTACAATATCGACATTCATCCAAAGAGGCCAAGGAAGAGTTGGAGAAGCTCGACATGGAAGTGTAGGAGAAGGTCGAAACcaaagaacaagagagaaaactaatattttttttccccaAATCAGATAAAGAAGCTAAGAATTAGggcaaaattgaagaagaaagggTATAAATACATAAATGGGAGAGATATTACCATTATAGGTCTTGTTTGATGCCACATCAGATGAAAAATAGCTTCTACGTGCCTCAGGTAGGTGAAAAACATGCGAGGTGCCAACTGTGTAAAAAGTGTCAATATGACACATCAGACCCTTACATTatgtgtctaaaatgaacatcttctgatttaggtgtctaagtgaaagttggtgccaactttgaggggccaccgatgggttttgcctatttaatatgaatgtagtatgataaaaaaaaacgttcttttgatttatcaaaataaatacaatatctatttttagtaaataaatcaaatataataaaacaaaCGAAATACTCTCTCCTTCAAAAGGAGTGTTTTGATTCAGAAAAATGAGAGAgtcaaattaattaatgtttTTGTGTgaaatttggattaaaaaatatttttttaaaaaataaatttacatatttagaaatttcataataaaaatatgttcaGATAGTAACTAAgacaattattttgaaattggGGAGTACTACTTTTCCTTATTTCACTTGGAGATTTTTTTAGAGGGAATAATATTTGgttttaattttgtgatttttaattaattaaaatatatatttttcgtCCCTCCATTTAGGAAATATATTAGATTTGAGCTATTTTTAGAGATATATTACCatcaattataaaataataatatacttaataATATCCTCTCCATCTTAATGTAACGATCCATTAGGTTGTTTTGAGAATtagaactttttatttcatgaaaagcttactccataaaaaaaaattatggataTTTTGGACTGTTCGATAACTacgattatttagttgaggggtaactttagatagttaatttaattaatgcgctaaagtgataatttatttaatatcatatacaacttattttatattattaatataaattagagatatttgtcacttttaatacaCGAGAG
Proteins encoded in this window:
- the LOC129876582 gene encoding uncharacterized protein LOC129876582, whose amino-acid sequence is MKKSSIFVASITAASSAAAISSSNSSSKVRISHHQDNSSSKKKEEENSSRKLAESKSSDKFAPKFDGLRFIETLVTAHR
- the LOC129877718 gene encoding GPI-anchored protein LLG2-like, coding for MGFQKFFLFLFFLLFGLSSSSPSYIKYDVVEARVQTGRALLQQQGNCPIDFERENYTIITSQCKGPHYNSSICCNAFKQLACKHTEEINDVQNGCATTMFNYINLYGKYPPGLFANMCKGDKEGLNCKDVIQPECKTDEQKSHSSKGTTKCSTILMVIAAFLIILMLNI